Within the Staphylococcus argenteus genome, the region CAAAGCTGGTGTACATTTAAACAAACTAACTGAAGACCGAAGCAAAAGATTAGAAAAAACACGTAAAGCTTTAGAAGATTATGGCATTGATTATGACCAAATTATTGTTCGTGGAAATGCTAAGGAAGAACTTTTAAAACATGCGAATAGCGGTAAATATGAAATTGTTGTTTTAAGTAACCGTAAAGCAGAAGACAAGAAAAAATTTGTGCTTGGAAGTGTCAGCCATAAAGTAGCAAAACGTGCGACTATCCCTGTATTAATTGTTAAATAATCATTTAATCCAGAATCATTTACAACTTAACGTTAAACTATTGCCTCAAAAATTCGAATCGCTTTAGTAAATGTTAAGCATGATGATTCTGGATTTTTATTTTCCAAAAATTGTTACTTTCTTATAATTCATTTATCTAAAATCACTAAACAATAATGATATCGAATTAAATAAGAAAAATAAAAACACTTGTTAATATCATGTATCCAAATCGTATACATACATTAACAAGTGTTGGTTTTAATTTAACGTTTTTTAAATTTCGTTTTAAAACTGAACAGCTTCACCTGGTTTTAAAATTTGCACGTCCCCTACATTAACGGCATCTTTAAATTGTTGTGGATCTTGTTCAATTAACGGGAATGTATCATAATGAATCGGCACAGAAATTTTTGGCTTAATAAATTCATTAATTGCATAACTCGCGTCATCAATTCCCATCGTAAAATTGTCTCCAATTGGTACAAAACATACATCGACAGGATGACGTTTTGCTATTAATGACATATCACTAAACAGACCAGTATCACCAGTATGATAAATCGTTTTTCCTTCTACTTCTAAAACAATTCCCATCGGCATACCTAAATAAACTGGA harbors:
- a CDS encoding universal stress protein — translated: MYKNILLGVDTQLKNEKALKEVSKLAGEGTVVTILNAISEQDAQASIKAGVHLNKLTEDRSKRLEKTRKALEDYGIDYDQIIVRGNAKEELLKHANSGKYEIVVLSNRKAEDKKKFVLGSVSHKVAKRATIPVLIVK